A genome region from Triticum aestivum cultivar Chinese Spring chromosome 2B, IWGSC CS RefSeq v2.1, whole genome shotgun sequence includes the following:
- the LOC123043813 gene encoding dynein light chain LC6, flagellar outer arm-like, translating into MLEGKAMVEDTDMPTKMQLQATSAASRALDRFDVLDCRSITTHIKKEFDTIHGPGWQCVVGCSFGCYFTHSKGSFIYFKFELLRFLVFKGMADEQPLPC; encoded by the exons ATGCTGGAAGGGAAGGCGATGGTGGAGGACACCGACATGCCGACCAAGATGCAGCTGCAGGCCACGTCGGCAGCGTCCAGGGCGCTGGACCGCTTCGACGTCCTCGACTGCCGGAGCATCACGACGCACATCAAGAAG GAGTTCGATACGATCCATGGCCCGGGGTGGCAGTGCGTGGTGGGCTGCAGCTTCGGCTGCTACTTCACGCACAGCAAGGGGAGCTTCATATACTTCAAGTTCGAGTTGCTCAGGTTCCTCGTCTTCAAAGGCATGGCGGATGAGCAACCGCTGCCGTGCTGA